One stretch of Phaeodactylum tricornutum CCAP 1055/1 chromosome 9, whole genome shotgun sequence DNA includes these proteins:
- a CDS encoding predicted protein, translated as MSSWTLQTRRRSHRILPLHTESTDAKRTSTAPRHHDSRTSQSLRSFPNTDGRNNSLTSFDRLSPEDDSLKRSKKARSKRISRYLVGCFSLLVILGKFTTNFRGQSSTQDVHFTSTHGSVKASPDAVFSVNGTSSYKLDTLPLIPEDHHRHKVPNIIIFTHYRDFLHEDLPYSMPNVSAAHHQRSHNLTEDQIELLALQANVRASASLHPKAQVRFLTDNDCIESLSHLLDSAEDNADLVAYFRRESIGMFKADLCRGAALYETGGLYFDVDLGVRQNVFEVLKETTRFATVLVHSASNHKGSFFQAFIASTPQHFVLKRYIELFLSYARHELDIDGPLGVILLQRAYNEMVEERPDIVDSTELWQEVMYRPGFQTNILSDVPPPTWGYRRACKFIVLANKALPLRVPFYSRIAGSRMCPFGFDSRYKTKPKKKKTGKKAKTTTSESDDNQHHFERINRKFAAGSEKQFDELWMNQSNFRTKNSAFVEEDE; from the coding sequence ATGTCTTCTTGGACTCTCCAAACGCGTCGTAGGTCTCACAGGATCCTACCACTGCACACCGAATCTACGGATGCAAAAAGAACATCAACCGCACCACGGCACCATGATTCCAGAACATCTCAGTCTTTGCGTAGTTTCCCCAACACCGATGGCAGAAACAACTCGCTCACTAGTTTTGATCGGTTGTCGCCAGAGGACGATTCTTTGAAGCGATCCAAAAAGGCAAGGTCCAAAAGGATTTCCCGTTATCTTGTGGGTTGTTTCTCTCTCCTCGTGATACTCGGTAAATTCACTACCAACTTCCGAGGCCAGTCGTCGACTCAAGATGTGCACTTCACCAGTACCCATGGCTCTGTCAAAGCTTCCCCAGATGCGGTTTTTTCAGTCAACGGAACGTCATCGTACAAATTGGATACGTTGCCATTGATACCAGAGGATCATCACCGCCATAAAGTTCCCAATATCATTATATTTACGCACTATCGAGACTTTCTCCACGAAGATCTTCCTTACTCCATGCCAAATGTTTCAGCAGCACACCATCAACGCTCACATAACCTGACAGAAGATCAAATTGAGTTACTGGCCTTGCAGGCAAACGTCCGAGCATCGGCCAGCTTACACCCAAAAGCACAAGTAAGATTTCTTACCGACAACGACTGTATCGAGAGCTTGTCTCACCTCCTTGACAGCGCCGAAGACAATGCTGACTTGGTAGCGTACTTTCGGCGGGAATCTATTGGCATGTTCAAAGCTGATTTGTGTCGGGGAGCTGCGCTCTATGAAACCGGAGGTCTCTACTTTGATGTAGATTTGGGCGTCCGCCAGAACGTCTTTGAAGTTCTGAAGGAGACCACACGTTTCGCAACCGTTTTGGTTCATTCTGCTTCTAATCACAAGGGATCCTTCTTTCAGGCCTTCATCGCATCGACCCCGCAACATTTTGTATTGAAACGCTACATTGAACTGTTCTTGTCCTATGCACGACACGAACTAGATATCGATGGTCCGCTAGGCGTGATTCTACTACAACGCGCGTACAATGAAATGGTGGAGGAGCGACCGGACATTGTCGATTCGACAGAATTGTGGCAGGAAGTCATGTACAGACCAGGATTTCAAACCAACATCCTGAGTGATGTGCCGCCCCCAACCTGGGGCTATCGGCGAGCCTGTAAATTCATCGTACTTGCCAACAAGGCCCTGCCGTTGCGGGTACCTTTCTACAGTCGTATCGCTGGTTCACGCATGTGTCCATTCGGATTTGATTCACGGTACAAgacaaagccgaagaagaaaaagactggGAAGAAAGCTAAAACCACAACATCCGAAAGCGACGACAATCAGCACCACTTCGAAAGAATCAATCGCAAATTCGCAGCGGGCAGCGAAAAACAATTTGATGAGCTATGGATGAATCAAAGCAACTTTAGGACCAAGAACAGTGCTTTTGTCGAAGAGGATGAGTAA